In Oryzias melastigma strain HK-1 linkage group LG10, ASM292280v2, whole genome shotgun sequence, a single window of DNA contains:
- the LOC112153282 gene encoding uncharacterized protein LOC112153282, with the protein MAQQAFLRGVLLALLVVDSLEVPIKDSKSLGQHSSGSNAATNYAPYRRTALDHTAPVQYNTERLLSQPMQFVMGSGLSQGVVQTAPAFGDMSSAAPQELYSAGSVSYPVPVEYAAGSPQTGAAQSGLPESNWLVAPQSFEEASANAQVQGASDLAPQPLLPPAGPVLQSGETSNVVKEAELGNYQQQTEEFGYPAQPAVSEPGFTSLPMPSFWLPGYWGSPYPGFDYRLLYGLYPPGTYSTFSQSHEKGKDYYKDVHYLKEHESEDDAQGSQQQKIFPSPPQYSTGQQVTTRVGR; encoded by the exons ATGGCACAACAGGCCTTCCTGAG gGGTGTCCTCCTTGCCTTGCTTGTTGTTGATTCACTTGAGGTTCCAATTAAAG ACTCAAAGTCTCTTGGACAACACAGCAGTGGCTCAAATGCTGCAACAAATTATGCTCCTTACCGGAGGACAGCCTTGGACCACACTGCACCTGTGCAGTACAACACTGAAAGACTGCTGTCTCAGCCGATGCAGTTTGTGATGGGTTCTGGTCTGTCCCAGGGAGTAGTGCAGACTGCTCCAGCATTCGGTGACATGAGCTCAGCTGCACCTCAGGAGCTTTATTCTGCTGGTTCTGTTTCTTATCCTGTTCCAGTAGAATATGCTGCTGGCTCACCTCAGACTGGAGCAGCACAATCTGGATTGCCAG AATCAAACTGGCTGGTTGCTCCACAAAGCTTTGAGGAAGCATCAGCTAATGCCCAGGTTCAAGGTGCCAGTGATCTTGCCCCACAACCACTTCTTCCCCCAGCTGGACCTGTCCTCCAGTCAGGAGAAACTTCCAATGTTGTGAAAGAAGCTGAACTTGGAAACTACCAGCAACAAACTGAAGAATTTGGCTACCCAGCCCAACCTGCAGTGTCTGAGCCAGGCTTTACAAGTCTGCCTATGCCAAGTTTTTGGCTGCCTGGCTACTGGGGTTCCCCTTATCCTGGCTTTGACTACAGGCTTCTGTATGGGCTGTATCCTCCAGGCACATACAGCACATTCAGCCAGAGCCATGAGAAGGGCAAAGACTACTACAAGGATGTCCACTACCTGAAAGAACATGAATCTGAGGATGATGCCCAAGGTTCCCAACAGCAGAAGATCTTCCCCAGCCCTCCACAGTACTCAACTGGTCAGCAAGTGACCACAAGG GTTGGACGCTAG